GCGAAGGTCATGATGTGGCAGTTGGCTGGCTTTTAGATAAGGACGGTGATGATGTATACTATGCATCAGGTGGGCAGGGGATAGGTCTTACAAACTCTGTTGGAATATTTGTTGATACCAGGGGTAATGATGATTACTGTTCAAGGGAAGGGATGAGTCAAGGGGGTGCAAACTGGTCAAGGGGGACTGGTGGGATAGGTTTGTTTATTGATTTGCAGGGTGAAGATAGATATGCAGAGAAAGACAAGGGTAAGAATAATCATATTTGGACTTCTGGCACCTATGCCTTAGGAATGGACCTTGAGGCAGTAGAACCGAAAAAAGAACCCTGGGAAGATACGATTACCACATTCCCCGAACTTGATACAATGCAAAGTGATTCCGCGAAAATGGCAAGGCTTTTTTATTATGGTTCGTTGTGGGAGGTCCGGGCGGATATTCCTAAGGCAAAGACAGGCAGAAGGATCTTAATAAATGAGTTCAAAGAAAGGGCTGTTGAGTATATCTTTAAAAATGAGATGCGGACATTTGATGGTCTCAAACTTCGGGCGATTGAAGAAGTTTTCAAGGCATTCAAGGACACCGCTGCTTTTTATTTATACCAGGGTCTGCATAATGAAAATGATACAATTGTCAGAAATTCTATTTATCTTTTTGGACAACTCGAATACACAAAGGCAAAAGATACATTGAGATTGATGCTTGAGAAGAAGCCCGAAGATAAGGTTGCTGGTGTTTTGATCTATACACTCGGGAAATTGAAGGATACCCTTGCGATTCAAATTTTTAATCAATACTACAGACACAAGAACGAAAGAATGAGACTGCGTGTTGCTGAGGCGCTGCAGAATATTAAAGACACAACAGGATTGCCGATTTTGGTTAAACTTCTAACGGATTCATCTTATATTGTAAAAGTTGCAGCAATGGAAGGAATGGCACAACTCGGCAAATACGCGCTGGATAGGGTAGAGGGAGAATTAAAGACCGTGCGGAAAGAACACTATCTTGCCCTTTTAATAAAGACAATGGCGAAGATATACGCAAAAATGGATAACAAGGAAAAGACAACTGAGTACAAGAAACATCTTGCTGAAATTGTTAAGAAGTATCTCAAATCTGATTACCCAGCACTGAAAAAAGAAACACAGAAATTTATTGATTTAATCGAAGGCAGAGGTCTGCTGGAGTCTGAAGAATTATTTCTTTTTCCCGAAGATATTATGGATTAGAAAATAAATAATGTGAGGCGAGGTTCCAGCTTAAAGGAAATAGAAGATGTAAATCTAAAGAGACTGTTTAATGATTCAAATTTTGTTGATAGCCGCATTCTGAAGGTAGCGACTACCTCTAATAATCCAGCGCGCATAAAATTAATTTGACAAAAAACAGAGGGGCCTAGAGAATGCTGCAGTCTTGACATCATTTCAAAATTATTTATAATATCTTAATGAAACTTGAAGAGGCAAAAAAAGAGATTGAAAAATTGCGCAAAGAGATAAACTACCACAATTATCGTTACTATGTTCTTAACCAACCCGTCATTTCGGATTACGAATATGATCAGTTATATAAAAGATTGGTGGAACTGGAAAAGAAATTTCCGGAATTGATCACCCCGGATTCGCCTACCCAGCGCGTGGGAGGTGAACCTTTAAAGGAATTCAAGACAGTAGAACATAAAATAAAGATGCTCAGTCTTGATAATACCTATTCCGAAGAAGAACTTTTGGAATTCGATCGTCGTGTAAAAAAAGGTCTGGGGCGAACAGTTAAGTATGAGGTGACCCTTAAGATTGATGGCGTTGCAGTTACTCTTCATTACAAAGATGGTAAATTTGTCCTCGGTGCCACCCGGGGCGACGGCATCCACGGTGATGATATCACCCAGAATATAAAAACTATCAAGTCAGTGCCATTGGAATTGCTTACCGATGATCCGGAATTGAAGAATATTGAGGTGCGGGGAGAAGTCTATCTTTCCAAGAAAAATTTTGAGAAGATTAATAAAGAGCGTGAAGAAAAAGGCGAACCAATTTTTGCCAATCCGCGTAATGCTGCGGCTGGGACCTTAAAACTTCTGGATCCGAAAGAAGTCGCCAGACGAAATCTTGACCTTTTTATTCATACCATTCCGGTCCAGCCCGGACCACATCATACCTCACATTTTGAGACTTTAAAGAAACTCGGAACTGCTGGTTTTAAGGTAGTGCCCCATATTGAATTATGCAACGATATCAATGAAGTCATAAAATATATGAAAAAGTGGCAGGATAAGCGTGATGAGCTTGAATATGAAGTAGATGGATTGGTTATCAAGGTCGATAATTTTGCAGACCGGGAACTGTTAGGTTATACGATAAAAAGCCCGCGCTGGGCAATAGCTTATAAATATCCCGCTCGCCAGGCAATAACGAAGTTAAAAGATATCCAATTACAGGTGGGGAGAACCGGACGGGTGACGCCGGTGGCTATTTTAGAACCGGTGCCATTATCGGGCACGACGATTTCCCGGGCAACACTACATAACGAGGACGAAATTAAAAGAAAGGACATAAGGATTGGTGATTATGTGATAATTGAAAAAGGTGGTGAGGTAATACCTAAGGTTGTGGGTGTGGTGAAAGAGCGGCGCACCGGCAAGGAGCGAATTTTTAAGTTTCCAGAAAAATGTCCGGTTTGTGGCGAGAAAATTTATCGTCTGGAAGGCGAGGCTGACTGGCGCTGTGTCAATTCTTCCTGTCCGGCACAGATCAAAGCCGCAATCTTACATTTTGCCTCCAGACAGGCAATGGATATTGAAGGACTGGGTGAGGTTTTAGTAAATAAACTTGTGGATCTCGGAATAGTAAAGAGTTTTGATGATATTTATAAACTGCAATTGAAGACGATTGCCGATTTGGAAAGGATGGGAGAGAAATCCGCCCAGAATTTGATAAATGCGATCGAAAAGAGCAAAGAACGCGATTTTGTGAATGTTCTCTATGCCCTGGGGATACCCAATGTTGGCATAAATGCTTCAAATCTGTTGGCAAACGAATTCAAGAATATTGATAATCTGATGAATGCCAGTTTTGAACAACTCACTGCGATTCCTGGCATCGGTGAGGTTGTTGCCGAAGGGATTATAAATTATTTCAAGAGCCCCAAAAACCGGCGGCTCATTGAAAATTTAAAAAAGGCAGGATTAAAATTTGAGACAGAAAAAGTGGTATCCGAGGGTCCGTTAAAGAATAAGACCTTTGTCTTCACCGGAGAACTATCTTCAATGACCCGTGAGGAGGCGCAGGCAATAGTGCGCAAACTGGGCGGTCATCCTTCAAGTTCGGTCTCCAAAAATACCGATTATGTGGTAGTGGGCACCGCACCTGGTTCAAAGTATGAAAAGGCAAAAAAACTCGGGGTGAAGATAATTGATGAACAGGAATTTTTAAAGATGATCAAGGGTTTTAAAAAATGATAAGAATCCGGCACAAAAATCCCAAGTTAGTGGTAGAACTTATTTTGCAAAATTGAATATTGAGGAGGCTGGATGGAGATAAAGCCTGAAAATTATATTGAAAAAATCGTCCGGGAGGAACTGGATAATCTTTACAAACGCGATGCGACCATCTGCCGTTGCCCCAATTGTTACCAGGATATCATGACCCTGACATTAAATAATCTCCCCGCCATGTATGTAGCCAGTGATGTTGGTCATATCATGACGATGTTTAATCTCAGCAAGGACCAGATACAAGCGCAGGTCCTGGTAGAACTATTGAAGGCAGTAGAAAAGGTTCGACAGAATCCCCGCCATTAAAAATTTATTTTGTATAACACGCTGACTTTATCAATATTGCATTCCACATCAAAGTTATACATCTTCGCACCCACATAGGCATCGGCAACCGCATATCCGAATAAAAACAATTCCCACCACAGAAAGGAATTCCGTGCTGCATAGTCCCTTTCCTGATGATTTTTATAGGCAAAATAACCGAGGGCTATCTCACCAGCACCAATACACACGCCGGGTAGATACCGTTCGGTATAAAACTGCCCACCCCCTGGGAGCAAACAGAAAAGCATCGCCTTGCCCGCAGATTTTTTCCCGCCCCATAATGGATTGATTAATAAAGTCAAAAATATTAAAACCGAGAGCTTTTTGATATCGAAGAGTCTCATCTTTCTGCGGACTTATTTTGTATACTTATAGTCAAACCGCTCAATGGAGTCGATTACTGCGGTAAAGTACATTGACCGGTAAGCCAGCCGCTGTTCATGCATGAAGCGAAGCAGATCCGCAAGTCTTTTCAAGGCATTGGGGGCCGATATATAGATTTCAATCCCCTGGTACCGACGGTCAAATTGGCGCATTATTTCTACCTCTCCATAGGGAGTTAGTTTATCATCCTGGAATAATTTTTCTACCGGTAATCGTTCAAAATCACTCCTTATGCCTTTCTCGCTCTTTATCGTCTCTTCCCACATCTTTATCTCTTCCTTCAATCGGTCGGTGCTGTTTTTAACTGGTAGATATTGGGTCCGGTAAAATAAATAACCAAAGATGATAAAGATGACAAGTAAAATCCAGGGAATGTATCTCATAGATTTTCAATTGCCTGTTTGATATAGGAAAGCCGTTCCAGAGATTCCTCTAAGCGCCTTTCCTCTTTTTCCTTGATTTCGGGTTTTACCTGATTTACATACATTGGATTATTCAACCGGTTTTTTATTTCATCAATTCTTCTGGTAAGGAAAGCAATCTCGGCTTCCAGACGCTCTCTTTCTTTTCTGGTATCAATACCCTGGAGGATCACATAGGCAACGATTTTAGGCATAACGATTGTGGCACAGGAGACCTTGGGCTTATTACCAAAGACAAGCGTATTTATCTGTGCTAGTCTCTGGAATAGGGGGGTGTTGAAATCAATGCGCTTTTTTCTTTCGTCATCGGTCATGACCACAATATTCAATTTTTCACCACTCGGGATTGAGAATAACCCGCGGATATTGCGCAATTCTTCAATCAATTTTATAATTTCGCAGACATATGGAGGGGTTTGTGGGATATCAAGTTTACGGGGATATTCATCGAGTAGAATACTCTTTTTCTTATCGTGGAATTTCTGGTATAATTCTTCGGTGATAAAGGGGATATAGGGGTGGAATACTTTTAATAATTGTTTGAGCAGAAATTTTGCACAATTCTTTTTATCATAGGGCGGGATTTTTATTATCTCTAAATACCAGTCGCAGAAGGTATGCCAGAAGAAGTCATAGAGCCGCTTGCTGAAGGCATTCAACTCAAAATTATTCAAAAATTGTTCACCGTCGGTTAATAAATCATTGAATTCGTTTAAAATCCAGATATCAAAATCATTCAATACCTCGGGCAGATCTTCGGGCAGATGGGCAAAAGAGGTAAAGATCAACCGGCTCGCATTCCATAGTTTATTGCAGAATTTCCTTCCTACATCGATTGATTTCTCACTATATAGGACATCCTGTTCCCGGGGAGTGATCAGCATAAGTCCCAAGCGCAAGGCATCAGCACCGTATTTTTCAATCAAATCCATGGGTTCGGGTGAATTCCCCAGGCTTTTTGACATCTTCCGACCTTTCTCATCGCGAATCATCGGGTGAAAGACAACATTGCTGAAGGGTATATTTTTGGTAAACTCCAATCCCGCCATGATCATCCTTGCTACCCAGAGGTAGATGATATCCCAACCTGTGGCTAAGGTTTGGGTAGGATAAAAACGTCTGAAGTCTTCAGTATCATCAGGCCAACCCAAAGTCGCAAAAGGCCAGAGCCAGGATGAGAACCAGGTGTCCAGCACATCCTCATCCTGGTAAATCTCTGTGGAACCACAATTCGGGCATCTCTCGGGCTTGGTTTCGGCAACAATAATCCCTTGGATCACGCCGTTTTTCTCTGCCTCCGGGTTATAACATTTTTTACAGTAATATATCGGAATCCGATGACCCCACCAGAGTTGCCTGGAGATGCACCAGTCCTTTACATTCTCCAGCCAATGATTATAAAGATTTATCCACCGTCTGGGGTAGATTCTGATTTTGCCTTCTTTTACCACCCTGAGTGCAGGTTCGGCCAGGGGTTTCATCCGGACAAACCATTGTTTTGACAGCCGTGGTTCAATCGGTGTTCCACAACGCTCGCAGATACCCATGGGCACTGTATAATTTTCAATCCGCTCCAAAAGTTTTAGCCGATCAAGGTGTTCAATGATTCTTTTTCGTGCTTCAAACCTTTCAATCCCTTGGTATTCGCCTGCATTCTCATTGAGAGTGCCATCAGGGTTCATGATATTTATAATTGCCAGTTTGTGTTTTTGAGAAAGTTCAAAATCAAACGGGTCATGGGCAGGAGTTACTTTTAAGGCGCCAGTTCCAAATTCGGGGTCCACATAACTGTCCGCAATAATTGGAATTTCCCGGTCCATAATCGGCAGGATTGCGGTTTTACCTATTAAATTCTGGTATCTCGGGTCGTCAGGATTCACACAGACTGCAGTATCGCCCAGCATCGTCTCGGGCCTGGTCGTCGCCACCGTGATGAATTCCGGGGTATTCTTTATAGGATATTTGATATAATAAAGTTTTCCGGCTTTATTTTCGTTCTCCACCTGCTCATCAGAGAGGGCAGTAAGACATCGGGGACACCAGTTGATGATTCTTTCACCCCGATATATCAACCCTTTTTTATAGAGGTCAACAAAGACCTTTATCACTTTCTTTGAGTATTCTTCAGAAAGGGTGAAATGTTCCCGTGTCCAGTCTAATGCACAGCCCATCTTCTTTAACTGCATCCTTATTACATCGGCATATTCTTCCTTCCATCTCCAGACTTCTTCCAAAAATTTTTCCCGGCCCAGTTCTTCCTTTTTAATCCCTCTTGGCAAGAGTCTTTCTTCTTCTACCTTTACCTGGGTTGCAATTCCCGCATGGTCCATTCCCGGAACCCAGAGTGTCTCATACCCGCACATTTTCTTATATCTAATCAGAACATCCTGTATTGTATTATTGAGAATATGTCCAAGGGTGAGCCTTCCTGTTACATTGGGTGGAGGAATGGTGATTGTGTAAGTTGGTTTGTTTGAATTTAAATCCGGGGTGAATAGCTTTTCTTTTAACCAGAAATCGTATATCCGGTCTTCAATCCCTTTCGGTTCATATCGGGTTGAGAAATCTTCCATATATTAAATATACATAGAATTTTCTTTAAGTCAATATATCCTTATTTTTCACATTCCCATATCTGTAGTGGCAGAGCTTACTCTGCAATAATCAATGTCGAGCAAACTCGACTACCACAAAAGATGGTTATTGGGCATGGATGCTGGTATAATAATTGGTCTTTGGTTTTAAATATGGAGTTAATCCGTAAGGATTTTATCTATTAAAATCCCCTTTAGTCCCCCTTTTCTAAAGGGGGAAAGAGCGAGATTAGTAGGAACAAGCGTAGCACTCCTGCGAATGAAATGATCCCGCATCTCAATTTTTCGAAATCCGCAATGCCGTTCTCAATCACTTCTGGCATTTTGGACAATATCGCGTTGACCGATTACCTACCTTTGTCAACACGATCCTTGCCCCACACTTCTTACAGGGTTTGCCTTCCTGGTCATAAACATACAAAAAATTCTGGAAATTACCGGTTTTTCCGTCCGTCCTTCTGTAATCAGATACTGTTGTTCCGCATTCATCAATCCCTTTCTTTAATACCTGTTTTATCGCCAATAGGAGTTTGAATATCTCATCGGTCTTTAATGTATTTGCCCTTCTTGTCGGTCTTATTCCAGCATGGAACAGTGCCTCATCTGAATAGATATTCCCCACACCCGCACATATACACTGGTCAAGCAATACAGATTTTATCTTTGCCTTGCGATTTTTTATTTTATCTTTGAAATACGCGAAGTCGTATTCCGGTGATAATGGTTCATAACTCAGGTTAAAGAATCCTTTTAAAACCCTTGGCCTTTCGTCTTCTTCTATCAAATAAACCCTTCCCAGTGCCCTCGGCTCACTGAAGAGAAGCAATTTATCTTCTAACTCTATTATCAACCTCACAAATTTTGCTTTTTCATTAAACACAAATGTTTCTAATTTGGAGTTTAAAAACTGTTTAGGATTTGCGATTTTTGGTTTTTTTAGAATGAATATCCTTCCTGACAATCGCAAATGAAATATCAATCTTTTCCCATTGCTCAAAACAATGATGAGATATTTTGCCCTTCTTATTACATCTAAGACTCTTTCATTTATCAAATTCCTACAGAATTTCTCGGGTAAGGGATAGCCGATTATATCTCTTCTTAGAATTTCACAATCAAGAATCCTCTGGTTTATTATTTCTGATTTTAATTCTCTTTTTATCGTTTCAACCTCAGGTAGTTCTGGCATTATTTCTTGAACAAATCTCTTAGTTTCTTCTCCAGTTCCTTCTTCTTTTTATCGTATTCTTCTTTTATCTTACCCTTGAGGCGTTCTTTTATCTTATCTGTATCCAGCCTGAACTGAGGGGAGAATAACTTGCCAGTGGCAAGGATATCCAGTGTTGCCCTTCCTTGGGGGTCATAGGATAATAACCAGTCTGCATGGTAATTTTTGAGCAGGTCCGATTCCCTCTTATTAAGGGTAAGGGTGAGGTTGAGTCTTATGTCGCCATCAAGTTTTACATAGCCATCAACCAGAAAATTTCCTATATCGGTCGCCATAGACCAGTCTTCGATATGGGCACGGCCATTCTCAATCTTGTAAGATAAGACAAGGTCATTGAAGTTAATGGTCCTTCTCTCCTTGAAGCCAAGCCATTCGCATAACCGATTGAGAAATTCAAAGTTGTTAAAGGCTCCGTTGAGGAGTTTTACATTACCTGAAGCCGAGAGGTTGGCGATCACCTGTTTCTGCTGGAAACCCATACCGCTGAAATTGTTCACACCGGTGAGTCTGCCGGTCAGGTTTTCAAATTTCAGAAAGCGCTTTAAGATTTTCTGGACATTTATATTCTCCATCAAGCTGTGAATCCGGTAGGGTTCTGGACTGTTGATATTGTAGTAAAAATCAAACTGGACCTTGCCATCAAATGTCTCAGCACTACAATTCCGGAGGTCAATGATCCCGTTTTCATATTTAATGGTGGTATTGATATTTTTGAATTCCATATCCATCCCTGTGAGCCGGTTTATCTTCACATTACCCTGGATTGTCACGGGAATTCCTTTCTGTTCAGCCTTTTTTTCTTGGCGGGTTTTTGGGAATAATTCATCTAAATCAATAAGATTGGATGAATTATTGATCTGGATGATAGGGTGCTGGAAGTTCGATACATAACCATTCAAGGAAAAATCTGACCGGCCGATGTGCCCTGAGCATTCGGTAATCTTTGCTCCGTCATTCTGAACGGTCCCTTTAACCCGGAAATTGGTTATCGGCTTTGCCAGTCCGATTCCATCAATGGTTGCATCGGTGATTGCATACTCGCCAAAATAAGTAATCTTTTCTATACTTCCTTTCAGGGCAATATTCAAACTGACATCCCCAGATAATTTCATACCCGCACTCTGGTCTGAGAGGTTTTCAATATCCCTAAGATTCAGCGCTGATTTTACAATGAGGTCAAGAAGGGGCTTTTTTAGGTCATTTATTGATCCAGTGATATCGAACCGTGAGTTTCCTATCAGCCCCTGGATGATGATATTCTTGATGGAGTTGAGGTCGAAGGAAAAACTACCGTTGATTTTCTGGATTGGTTGTTTCAGTTCGGGTAATTTAATTGTGATATTCACCAGTTCACATTGACCATTTATTTTGGGTTCTTTTGTATTACCCAGGATTTTTGCCTCAGCCCTTATTGAGCCGGATAAGCGTTCAATCTTTACCTTTTGTGGAAAGAGCTCCCGCAATTTCGCTATTTCGGGGATGAGTAAATGTGCATTCAGGTTCAATAATTCTGCTTTTTCAATTGTGCCCGAAACCTGGACTTCGATCGGATCATAGACAATTTTTAATTCTTTCAGGTCGATATTTCGGGTCAGGGTATCATACTCTAAGGTGTTGTTTATCTTCAAGGCGACCACCGGTAGCGTTTTACTTTTTGCCTCCATAGTCTGTTGGCCGCTGATGGTAAGGAGGTTTTTGGCGATGGTGATTTGCTGTTTTATATCCTGGATATTGAAGGTGGTATTGGTTATCGCATCTTCATAGGAAAGGCTTGTCCGTTCAATATCAATCCGGTCAATGACGATGCGAAAATCCGGTCCCTCAAATTTTTGTAAGCGCGGGATTGTGATATTGTAGTAATTATCCTTATTCCTTTCAATGTTGAACTTGGCACCGTCAATGGTGATGCTATTGACAACAACCTGGCGCCTGAATAGGGGAAAGAGCCGCAAATTCAATCGCACTTCTTTTATCTCCACCATTTTTCGGTCACTGAACCCGGGCGGATTCTTCAAAGATAGATCTTCAATACCGATGGAAATCTTAAATCCTAATTTCAACGCAACATTTCCTACATCTACCGGATAATTGATGGCTTCAGATGCCATCCGGGCAACTAAATTCTTGAGATAAGCGGGTGTGAGAAATGATCGGATTGCGATATAACCGATCACGATTAAAAGTACGATTATTCCGAGAATGATCCCTAAAATTTTTAATAATTTCTTCATCTCCGCCTCCTTTTAAATCAAAATATGCCCGGAAAAAATAACGCTGAACAATTTTACAAATGGGCCAATCCAGCCCCAGAGTACCGGGAAGCCCAGGTTATCGATGAATATCAGCGCAAGGAGTAAGAAAAAACCATACCGTTCCATTTCATACTCCAGGGATTTATATTGATAAGGAAGGAGGTTGAATAGTATTTTGGAACCATCCAGAGGTGGAATTGGGATGAGATTAAAAGCACAGAGCACAAGATTGAAATAGAGACTCAATTTTAACATTAGCAATATTGGAAAAATGACAGCAGGACTGAAATGTGTGGTGTTAAGCAGACGCAGGAGTAAGCCCGAGACCATGGCGAGGAGGAAGTTTGCACCTGGCCCGGCAAGGGAGGTGAAGATTATTCCCTTTTTAAGATTATAAAAGTTATACGGATTTACTGGAACCGGTTTTGCCCAGCCAAATCTGAAGAACAAAAATGCAAGAAATCCAATCGGGTCAATATGTTTCAGGGGATTGAAGGTCAGTCGTCCCTGCCACTTTGCGGTTGGATCGCCCATTCGTAAGGCAGCAAACCCGTGGAAGTATTCATGGACAGTGAGGGCGAGGAGAAGTGGGGGAAGCGACAATAATAACTCTAAGATACGTTCAGCCATTTTTTGATCACCTCCAACGACTCTTTTTTTGATTTCACCAATCCATCGAGTTGCATCTTATGGATCCCGGAGAGGACTTCTCTAAATATCGGTCCGGGTTTTAGATTCAACGCCAGCAGGTCATTGCCCCGGATAAGGGGTTTTATCTTGCTTAAGATATAATACCTCCTTATTTTTTTTCGCAAACTTTTATACAGTCTACCCAGCAACCTTATGACCCGGGGATTGACATTACGCAGGGCATAAAAGATTTCGCTATTCAGTTTCGCATCCTTTAATGTATTCCGGATGCGCTGGAGATTCTGAAAATTGCTCACGAGTTCTTCTTCCTCTTTGCTCAGAGGAAATTTATCCTCCAGAAGACTCAAAAAATAGTAAAGTCTCAAATCCTCGGGAATTTTTTTAATTAAGTTGAGTTTCTTGATATCAAATTCCAGGACCTCGTATTTATGGAGATCTTTTAAAGTACGCAGATAGGTTTTTTCTTCAAAAATCAAACGCAGTTCATTCAGGATGCGCTGTTTTGATACTTTTTTCAATACCCGCAACCATACCGCTTCATAGATTAATTTCTCGGTCTTGGGTTCTAATTTGAAATTAAGCCGGTTTTTGTAGCGTAATGCCCGGAAGATCCGGGTGGGGTCATCCAAAAAACTCTTGGGATGGATTACCCGTATCCAGCGTTTTTCAAGATAGATGCGACCTAAGAAAGGATCAAGCCATCTTATTCGTTCTTTTTTTAATTCAAGAGCCATTGCATTTATCGAAAAATCCCGGCGCCGTAGGTCGCCGTGGATATCGGATTCAAATACCTGGGGCAGGGCACCGGGCTTGGGATAAATTTCATCTCTGGTCATCGCAATATCAACCCGGGTTCGATTCTTAAAAATCGTCGCTGTGCCAAAGTCCGGATGGATTTCCAGTTTGCCCTGGAGGATTTTATTTAATTCCCGGGCAGCTTTCAATGCATCCCCATGGACTGCGATATCAATATCCCTGGTCTTCCTTCCTAAAAGGGTGTCTCTAATGATACCACCGACCAGGTAAGCTTCGTATTCTGAGTTAAGAAAGAAATCGACGACCTTACTTAAAACCGATTTCTTTCTCTTCTTTACCAAAGATTTTAATTTTTCCAAACCGTTCTTCATACTTTTTGAGATTCTCTTCAAGGGCCTCTTTCAATAAATAGGCATTCTGTGGGGTCATTATGATTCTTGAGAACACCTTTGCTTTTTGGAGCCCTGGTAGCATCCGTGCAAAGTCAAGGATGAACTCCGAAGGTGAATGGGCAATCAGCACAAAATTAGAGTATACTCCATCCGAGTGTTCGGGACTTAATTCAATATTGATGGGTGGTCTTTTTTCTTCATCCATTATCGCTCCTTTTGTTTAATTATATCCAATAACGGCTGTTAATCAAGTCTGAATAAATTTTCAAAAACCGATTATACTCTATTATTTTTTCTGTGCACCAGAACCGGGTTTAAAATCTTTTGCTACTTCTTCAATGCGGTGTATCAATCCCAGTTCCTTAAAAAGGGCTGACGCCTTTGCAAAATAAGTGGCGGACCCTTCTGTTATCATGACCGGTGATTTTTGTTCCTCAAGATTTTTCAGCAAACAGGCATACTCGAAATAGCATTCTGCCAGTTCTTTTTTCTGCCTTAACTCGGTGTAGATT
Above is a genomic segment from candidate division WOR-3 bacterium containing:
- a CDS encoding site-2 protease family protein; the protein is MAERILELLLSLPPLLLALTVHEYFHGFAALRMGDPTAKWQGRLTFNPLKHIDPIGFLAFLFFRFGWAKPVPVNPYNFYNLKKGIIFTSLAGPGANFLLAMVSGLLLRLLNTTHFSPAVIFPILLMLKLSLYFNLVLCAFNLIPIPPLDGSKILFNLLPYQYKSLEYEMERYGFFLLLALIFIDNLGFPVLWGWIGPFVKLFSVIFSGHILI
- a CDS encoding DUF3467 domain-containing protein; translation: MDEEKRPPINIELSPEHSDGVYSNFVLIAHSPSEFILDFARMLPGLQKAKVFSRIIMTPQNAYLLKEALEENLKKYEERFGKIKIFGKEEKEIGFK